The Longimicrobium sp. genome includes a region encoding these proteins:
- the purD gene encoding phosphoribosylamine--glycine ligase, whose amino-acid sequence MKILIVGNGGREHALLWKLRRDAPGAEFYVTNPNGGMRGATAVPLAAGEIQALAAWVQANGVDLTIVGPEAPLAAGIADHFADRGLAVFGPCKAAAAIESSKSFAKALMKRHGIPTADFRAFDKLPDAEAYLREVGAPVVVKASGLAAGKGVVVCETLDQAFTAVREMLGGTAYGIAGAEVVIEEFMHGEELSVFALTDGTDVVAMLPAQDHKRIGEGETGPNTGGMGAYAPVSLATPELMERVERDILRPTVAAMAEEGRTFRGLLYAGLMLTESGPRVVEFNCRFGDPETQVVLPLLRSSLLEPVLEIARGGSIAGARLEWDPGAAATTVLASAGYPGDYPSGVPVSLPADIEAGGDVIVFHAGTREEEGALVTAGGRVLAVTALAPTVAEAARRSREAAERIAFEGKQLRRDIGWREVARAGGGRA is encoded by the coding sequence GTGAAGATCCTGATCGTGGGCAACGGCGGGCGCGAGCACGCTCTCCTGTGGAAGCTGCGGCGCGACGCACCCGGCGCCGAGTTCTACGTCACCAACCCCAACGGTGGGATGCGCGGGGCCACCGCCGTCCCCCTGGCGGCGGGCGAGATCCAGGCGCTCGCCGCGTGGGTGCAGGCCAACGGCGTCGACCTCACCATCGTGGGCCCGGAGGCGCCGCTGGCCGCCGGGATCGCGGACCACTTCGCGGACCGGGGACTCGCCGTCTTCGGGCCGTGCAAGGCGGCGGCGGCCATCGAAAGCTCCAAGAGCTTCGCCAAGGCGCTGATGAAACGCCACGGCATCCCCACCGCCGATTTCCGCGCCTTCGACAAGCTTCCGGATGCCGAGGCGTACCTGCGCGAAGTGGGCGCGCCGGTGGTGGTGAAGGCGTCCGGGCTGGCCGCCGGAAAGGGCGTTGTTGTGTGCGAAACGCTCGATCAGGCGTTTACCGCGGTGCGCGAGATGCTCGGCGGCACCGCGTACGGCATCGCAGGCGCCGAGGTGGTGATCGAGGAGTTCATGCACGGCGAGGAGCTCTCCGTCTTCGCGCTCACGGACGGCACCGACGTCGTCGCCATGCTCCCCGCGCAGGACCACAAGCGCATCGGCGAGGGAGAGACGGGACCCAACACGGGCGGGATGGGTGCCTACGCGCCGGTTTCGCTCGCGACGCCGGAGCTAATGGAGCGCGTCGAGCGCGACATCCTACGCCCCACCGTCGCCGCAATGGCGGAGGAGGGACGCACCTTCCGCGGACTGCTGTACGCGGGGTTGATGCTGACGGAGAGCGGCCCGCGCGTGGTGGAGTTCAACTGCCGCTTCGGAGATCCGGAGACGCAGGTCGTCCTCCCCCTGCTCCGCTCGTCACTGCTGGAGCCGGTGCTGGAGATCGCGCGAGGCGGGAGCATCGCCGGCGCGCGGCTGGAGTGGGACCCCGGCGCCGCCGCGACCACCGTCCTCGCCTCCGCCGGCTACCCAGGCGACTATCCGTCCGGCGTGCCCGTGAGCCTCCCGGCCGACATTGAGGCGGGGGGCGACGTGATCGTCTTCCACGCGGGCACGCGCGAGGAGGAAGGCGCTCTGGTCACCGCGGGCGGGCGCGTGCTGGCCGTCACCGCGCTGGCGCCGACCGTCGCGGAGGCGGCGCGGCGGAGCCGGGAGGCGGCGGAGCGGATCGCGTTCGAGGGAAAGCAGCTGCGCCGCGACATCGGGTGGCGCGAGGTGGCGCGGGCGGGAGGTGGGCGTGCCTGA